The following proteins come from a genomic window of Myxococcales bacterium:
- a CDS encoding dodecin domain-containing protein, which translates to MKPSVYQMIELVGTSEKSWEEAAKNAVEKAADQYKDMRIAEVVSLDLKVLNNQVVAYRARVKVSFKVED; encoded by the coding sequence ATGAAACCCAGTGTCTACCAGATGATCGAATTGGTCGGGACTTCCGAGAAATCATGGGAAGAAGCGGCGAAAAACGCCGTGGAAAAAGCCGCCGACCAATACAAAGACATGCGCATCGCCGAGGTCGTTTCGCTGGATCTCAAGGTGCTCAACAACCAGGTCGTCGCCTACCGCGCGCGCGTCAAGGTGTCGTTCAAAGTAGAAGACTGA